In Deinococcus maricopensis DSM 21211, one genomic interval encodes:
- a CDS encoding response regulator transcription factor — MKTILVVEDNAGIREMVREYLAEHGYRVRVASNGVEGLLETRHHPPDLILLDVMMPGMDGLEFLRKYRADAGTPVMFLTARDAELDKVLGLELGADDYLTKPFSMAELLARIRALLRRAGEKPTGGPVRVGVLELDAASRTFVVRGQRVDLTRSEFELMDLFMRHPQRVFTRVELLEHLQEDSVGSERTMDVHVRNIRAKIEEEPGKPRLIETVFGVGYRLNPGGAP; from the coding sequence ATGAAGACGATTCTGGTGGTGGAGGACAACGCGGGCATCCGGGAGATGGTGCGCGAGTACCTCGCCGAGCACGGCTACCGCGTGCGCGTCGCGTCGAACGGCGTGGAGGGCCTGCTGGAGACGCGGCACCACCCGCCGGACCTGATTCTGCTGGACGTCATGATGCCGGGCATGGACGGCTTGGAGTTCCTGCGCAAGTACCGCGCGGACGCCGGCACGCCCGTGATGTTCCTGACCGCGCGCGACGCGGAACTCGACAAGGTGCTGGGCCTGGAGCTCGGCGCGGACGATTACCTCACGAAGCCGTTCTCGATGGCGGAACTGCTCGCGCGCATCCGCGCGCTGCTGCGCCGCGCCGGCGAGAAGCCCACCGGCGGGCCTGTGCGGGTGGGCGTGCTGGAGCTCGACGCTGCGTCGCGGACGTTCGTGGTGCGCGGGCAGCGGGTGGACCTGACCCGCTCGGAGTTCGAGCTGATGGACCTGTTCATGCGGCACCCGCAGCGGGTGTTCACGCGCGTGGAGCTGCTGGAGCACCTGCAGGAGGACTCGGTCGGGTCCGAGCGGACCATGGACGTGCACGTGCGCAACATCCGCGCGAAAATCGAGGAGGAGCCGGGCAAGCCCCGCCTGATCGAAACGGTGTTCGGTGTCGGGTACCGCCTGAATCCTGGCGGCGCGCCGTGA
- a CDS encoding sensor histidine kinase — MSAAARPFWRTLPWRLTLAFVLVSALALGIVGLASYASTRAEFNTLLGAQAREQLASEVQTYVSAHGTVQGFRPAPPLQDAAPGGVGGPFRGGPGGDGRRHGPFVVLDTARRALYSTPEVTGGQAVQGGPLTPVRVNGQLVAYLAPSGARPRPDARSAEFLARTTRAIAWAMLGAVGLAVLTGMLLARSFLQPLQQLLVGIHALQRGETPTALASRRADEFGEVLSAFDDMHASVTRNQRARQQLTANIAHDLNTPLAVVSGTLEGMLDGTFRVTPERLGRLHRETAHIAQLVNDLRFLSLADAGELKMQRRPTDLLPLLEDAVGTFRERAEAAGVTLGVDGPADLPTVAVDGVRLTQVMQNLLSNALTYTPSGGRVQVRVERAGEAVRVTVQDSGVGLAPGAVPHVFDRLYRADGARSSGGSGLGLSICRSIVEAHGGHIALSSVEGQGTTVVFELPLAVG; from the coding sequence GTGAGCGCGGCGGCGCGCCCATTCTGGCGGACGCTGCCGTGGCGGCTGACGCTGGCGTTCGTGCTGGTGAGCGCGCTCGCGCTCGGCATTGTCGGGCTGGCGTCCTACGCGTCGACGCGCGCGGAATTCAACACGCTGCTGGGCGCGCAGGCGCGCGAGCAGCTCGCGTCGGAGGTGCAGACGTACGTGAGCGCCCACGGGACCGTGCAGGGGTTCCGGCCGGCGCCGCCTCTGCAGGACGCGGCGCCCGGCGGGGTCGGCGGGCCGTTTCGCGGCGGGCCGGGCGGGGATGGACGGCGGCACGGGCCGTTCGTGGTGCTCGACACGGCCCGCCGGGCACTGTACTCCACGCCGGAAGTGACGGGCGGGCAGGCCGTGCAGGGGGGCCCGCTGACGCCCGTGCGCGTGAACGGGCAGCTCGTGGCGTACCTGGCGCCGTCGGGCGCGCGGCCCCGCCCGGACGCGCGCAGCGCTGAGTTCCTGGCGCGCACGACGCGCGCCATCGCGTGGGCGATGCTGGGCGCGGTGGGCCTCGCCGTCCTGACGGGCATGCTGCTGGCGCGGTCGTTCCTGCAGCCCCTGCAGCAGCTGCTGGTTGGCATTCACGCGCTGCAGCGCGGTGAGACGCCCACGGCGCTCGCCAGCCGCCGCGCGGACGAGTTCGGGGAGGTGCTGAGTGCGTTTGACGACATGCATGCGAGCGTCACCCGGAACCAGCGGGCGCGGCAGCAGCTCACGGCGAACATTGCGCATGACCTGAACACGCCGCTCGCGGTGGTGTCCGGCACGCTGGAAGGCATGCTCGACGGGACGTTCCGGGTGACGCCCGAACGGCTGGGGCGCCTGCACCGTGAAACGGCGCACATCGCGCAGCTCGTGAACGACCTGCGGTTCCTGTCGCTCGCGGACGCCGGCGAGTTGAAGATGCAGCGCCGCCCCACGGACCTCCTGCCGCTGCTGGAGGACGCGGTGGGGACGTTCCGCGAGCGTGCCGAGGCGGCGGGCGTGACGCTCGGCGTGGACGGTCCGGCGGACCTACCGACTGTCGCGGTGGACGGCGTGCGCCTGACGCAGGTGATGCAGAACCTGCTGAGCAACGCCCTCACGTACACGCCGTCCGGGGGGCGCGTGCAGGTGCGGGTGGAGCGCGCGGGCGAGGCGGTGCGCGTGACCGTGCAGGACAGCGGGGTGGGCCTGGCACCCGGGGCGGTCCCGCATGTGTTCGACCGGTTATACCGCGCGGACGGGGCGCGCTCCTCGGGCGGGAGTGGACTGGGCCTGAGCATCTGCCGTTCGATTGTGGAGGCGCATGGTGGGCACATTGCGCTCAGCAGCGTTGAGGGACAGGGGACGACGGTCGTGTTCGAGCTTCCGCTGGCTGTGGGTTAG
- a CDS encoding LacI family DNA-binding transcriptional regulator, which translates to MSDPPLTVTLQDVARHAGVSKMTVSNVINNKPGMSPATRERVQRAIDETGYVVNAAARVLAGGRMNLLGVITPRINWPFVTEILHGASSVVENAGLDLAIFTTADNPRVERERATLLRTLADGVLLIIPAADEHQVFGPTPVVTIAGDGPYTVSVDDEQGGRLAAQHLLSLGHTRIAHIRGAITTSRHDARDRERGFRTALQDAGVDLPDHLVRDGQYTEDGGERAARALLTLPEPPTAIFAANDRSAIGALHAAEALGVRVPEQLSIVGYDDVQIASLARPALTTIRQPLQAMGERAALTLLDLTRGVTPAQAHTRFPAALVVRDSTAPPVREVTVSP; encoded by the coding sequence GTGTCGGACCCACCCCTGACCGTCACCCTGCAGGACGTCGCGCGGCACGCCGGCGTCTCCAAAATGACGGTCTCCAACGTCATCAACAACAAGCCCGGCATGTCCCCTGCCACCCGCGAGCGCGTCCAGCGCGCCATCGACGAAACCGGCTACGTCGTCAACGCCGCCGCCCGCGTCCTCGCCGGCGGGCGCATGAACCTGCTGGGCGTCATCACGCCGCGCATCAACTGGCCGTTCGTCACCGAAATCCTGCACGGCGCCAGCAGCGTCGTCGAGAATGCCGGGTTGGACCTCGCGATCTTCACCACCGCCGACAACCCCCGCGTGGAGCGCGAGCGCGCCACGCTGCTGCGCACCCTTGCGGACGGCGTGCTGCTCATCATCCCCGCCGCCGACGAACATCAGGTGTTCGGCCCCACCCCCGTGGTCACCATCGCCGGAGACGGCCCGTACACCGTCAGCGTCGACGATGAGCAGGGCGGCCGCCTCGCCGCGCAGCACCTGCTGAGCCTCGGGCACACCCGCATCGCGCACATTCGCGGGGCCATCACCACTTCCCGTCACGACGCCCGCGACCGCGAACGCGGGTTCCGCACGGCCCTGCAGGACGCCGGCGTGGACCTGCCCGACCACCTCGTCCGCGACGGGCAGTACACCGAGGACGGCGGCGAGCGGGCCGCGCGGGCACTCCTGACCCTGCCGGAACCGCCCACCGCCATCTTCGCCGCGAACGACCGGTCCGCCATCGGCGCGCTCCATGCCGCCGAGGCGCTCGGCGTACGCGTCCCCGAACAGCTGTCCATCGTCGGGTACGACGACGTGCAGATCGCGTCGCTCGCCCGGCCCGCCCTCACCACCATCCGGCAGCCCCTGCAGGCCATGGGGGAACGCGCGGCACTCACCCTGCTCGACCTGACCCGCGGCGTCACCCCGGCCCAGGCGCATACGCGCTTCCCGGCGGCGCTCGTCGTCCGGGATTCGACCGCCCCGCCGGTCCGGGAGGTCACCGTGAGCCCGTGA
- a CDS encoding carbohydrate-binding protein, which yields MVTRTSRRAAAPLTLALLLAACTPAPPPTAPTAPTTPAASAVHVLMTTGDAHKRLSAEPDLAFARDGGELFPTITVDAGRTYQRMEGVGAALTESSAWLIQHKLSAAGRDALLHDLFDAQRGAGFDYVRLPMGASDFARSHYTYDDVPAGSSDATLAHFSVDHDRADVLPVAVAARTINPNLQFMASPWSAPAWMKTSGSLIGGQLKPEAYSVYAQYFRKFVDAYRDAGVPISAVTVQNEPHHEPGDYPGMRMEPDAQAAFIGAHLAPALKGSGTKILAWDHNWDEWDYPLKVLADKAAYAAVDGTGFHCYGGDVSAQSQVHDTYPGKDVYFTECSGGAWADNYADNLRWNTRTLLIGATRNWAKTVLLWNLALDETHGPHTGGCGDCRGVVTINGADGTVQHNVEYDVLGQYGKAVRPGAVRIDSSTYNTDAGALQSVAFRNPDGRKALIVLNDTDAPTTFKVKEAGASFYATLPAASVATYTWTGAGSDAPAPDAPAVDASARIEAEAYSRAQGVQTEATTDEGGGRNVGHTDDGDYLVFDRVKFGAPATGVQLRVASGSSGGTVEFRTGSVTGPVVATANVPGTGGWQAWTTLTVPASVPAGTHALYVVFPKSQGINLNWLQFTK from the coding sequence ATGGTCACCCGAACGTCGCGGCGCGCCGCCGCGCCCCTCACGCTCGCGCTTCTGCTCGCCGCGTGCACCCCCGCCCCGCCGCCCACGGCGCCCACGGCGCCCACCACGCCCGCCGCGAGCGCCGTCCACGTCCTCATGACGACCGGCGACGCCCACAAACGCCTGAGCGCCGAGCCGGACCTCGCGTTCGCCCGCGACGGCGGGGAGCTGTTCCCCACCATCACCGTGGATGCCGGGCGCACGTACCAGCGCATGGAGGGCGTCGGCGCGGCCCTCACCGAAAGCAGCGCGTGGCTGATCCAGCACAAACTCAGCGCCGCCGGGCGCGACGCGCTCCTCCACGACCTGTTCGACGCGCAGCGCGGCGCCGGGTTCGACTACGTACGCCTGCCCATGGGCGCGTCCGACTTCGCGCGCAGCCACTACACGTACGACGACGTGCCCGCCGGCAGCAGCGACGCGACCCTCGCACACTTCAGCGTCGACCATGACCGCGCGGACGTCCTGCCGGTCGCCGTCGCCGCGCGCACCATCAACCCGAACCTGCAGTTCATGGCGTCCCCGTGGAGCGCGCCCGCCTGGATGAAAACCAGCGGCAGCCTGATCGGCGGCCAATTGAAGCCCGAGGCGTACAGCGTGTACGCGCAGTACTTCCGGAAGTTCGTGGACGCGTACCGCGACGCGGGCGTGCCCATCAGCGCCGTCACCGTCCAGAACGAACCGCATCATGAGCCCGGCGACTACCCCGGCATGCGCATGGAGCCGGACGCGCAGGCCGCGTTCATCGGCGCGCACCTCGCGCCCGCCCTGAAGGGCAGCGGCACGAAAATCCTCGCATGGGACCACAACTGGGACGAGTGGGACTACCCCCTGAAGGTCCTCGCGGACAAGGCCGCGTACGCCGCCGTGGACGGCACGGGCTTCCACTGCTACGGCGGCGACGTGAGCGCCCAGAGTCAGGTGCACGACACGTACCCCGGCAAGGACGTGTACTTCACCGAATGCTCCGGCGGCGCGTGGGCGGACAACTACGCCGACAACCTCCGCTGGAACACCCGCACACTCCTGATCGGCGCGACCCGCAACTGGGCGAAAACGGTGCTGCTGTGGAACCTCGCGCTTGACGAGACGCACGGCCCGCACACGGGCGGCTGCGGCGACTGCCGCGGCGTCGTCACCATCAACGGCGCGGACGGCACCGTGCAGCACAACGTCGAGTACGACGTGCTCGGCCAGTACGGGAAGGCCGTTCGGCCCGGCGCGGTCCGCATCGACAGCAGCACGTACAACACGGACGCCGGGGCGCTGCAGAGCGTCGCGTTCCGCAACCCGGACGGCCGCAAGGCCTTGATCGTCCTGAACGACACGGACGCGCCCACGACATTCAAGGTGAAGGAAGCCGGCGCCTCCTTCTACGCGACGCTGCCTGCCGCGTCCGTCGCCACGTACACCTGGACGGGCGCCGGGTCCGACGCGCCCGCCCCGGACGCGCCCGCCGTGGACGCGTCTGCCCGCATCGAAGCCGAGGCGTACAGCCGCGCGCAGGGCGTGCAGACCGAAGCGACCACCGACGAGGGCGGCGGCCGGAACGTCGGCCACACCGACGACGGCGACTACCTGGTGTTCGACCGCGTGAAGTTCGGCGCGCCCGCCACCGGCGTGCAGCTGCGCGTCGCGAGCGGCTCGTCCGGCGGCACGGTGGAATTCCGCACGGGCAGCGTCACCGGGCCGGTCGTCGCCACCGCGAACGTCCCCGGCACCGGCGGGTGGCAGGCCTGGACGACCCTCACGGTGCCCGCCAGCGTTCCCGCCGGCACGCACGCGCTGTACGTCGTGTTCCCGAAAAGCCAGGGCATCAACCTGAACTGGCTGCAATTCACGAAGTGA